In Phreatobacter aquaticus, a single genomic region encodes these proteins:
- a CDS encoding (2Fe-2S)-binding protein: protein MTVINVNGQSRESKADPSTPLLWVLREEFGLTGTKYGCGVAACGACTIHIDGVAARACATPLSGAVGAKIVTIEGLPGGADHPVIKAWITEQAPQCGYCQSGQVMSAAALLAQTPKPTRQQIVDAMDGNLCRCGSYNQIIAAVERASQGA, encoded by the coding sequence ATGACCGTCATCAACGTGAACGGGCAGTCGCGCGAGAGCAAGGCTGACCCCTCGACACCTCTGCTCTGGGTTTTGCGCGAGGAATTCGGGCTCACCGGCACAAAATATGGCTGTGGCGTCGCAGCGTGCGGGGCCTGTACGATCCACATCGATGGCGTTGCTGCAAGGGCGTGTGCCACGCCCCTTTCGGGGGCTGTCGGCGCGAAGATCGTGACCATCGAAGGCCTGCCGGGCGGCGCGGATCATCCCGTGATCAAGGCGTGGATCACCGAACAGGCGCCCCAATGCGGCTATTGCCAGTCTGGTCAGGTCATGAGCGCTGCGGCGCTTCTGGCCCAGACGCCAAAGCCAACCCGCCAGCAGATCGTCGACGCCATGGACGGCAATCTCTGCCGCTGTGGCAGCTACAATCAGATCATCGCCGCCGTCGAACGCGCAAGCCAGGGAGCCTGA
- a CDS encoding glycosyltransferase family 8 protein: MTHSPIHVAIAFDRAMLLPGLVLVSSIRDTAKATRPMVVHLLHDGLADDLAPAFAELERPGLSIALHDLASRFADIDIAPPLSRAALFRLSLPDVLTGIGRVVYLDADTLVLRDLGELHDHALGGRLHAAMADVPLYYFELLSPLPAPYGGVAMTYLRDHLGIAYSQPSDYFNSGVMVIDLEAWRSRDIARRCTDLIRRKGPFVWADQDALNMVCGKDWAPLDARWNSFAAKASAVSPLGKPYALLSLQHIWRSDPWIVHFSGPAKPWHAGTPPTVHDHLYWRQAAKTRWGRRLRRGRTVARWRSHARTGLARARGLVARWMR; the protein is encoded by the coding sequence GTGACCCACTCACCGATCCACGTCGCGATCGCCTTCGATCGGGCCATGCTGCTGCCGGGGCTGGTCCTCGTGTCGTCCATCCGCGACACGGCGAAGGCCACCCGGCCGATGGTGGTGCATCTGCTCCATGACGGGCTGGCGGACGACCTCGCTCCCGCTTTTGCCGAGCTCGAACGGCCGGGATTGTCGATCGCGCTTCATGACCTCGCCAGCCGCTTCGCCGACATCGACATTGCGCCCCCGCTGTCCCGGGCGGCGCTGTTCAGGCTGAGCCTGCCTGACGTGCTGACCGGCATCGGGCGGGTTGTCTATCTCGATGCCGACACCCTTGTGCTGCGCGACCTCGGCGAGTTGCACGACCACGCCCTGGGCGGGCGACTCCACGCCGCCATGGCCGATGTCCCGCTCTATTATTTCGAGCTGCTGTCGCCGCTGCCGGCCCCCTATGGCGGCGTCGCCATGACCTATCTGCGCGATCATCTGGGGATCGCCTATTCGCAGCCGTCGGACTATTTCAATTCGGGCGTCATGGTCATCGATCTGGAGGCCTGGCGGTCACGGGACATCGCGCGGCGCTGCACCGATCTGATCCGCCGGAAGGGGCCCTTCGTCTGGGCCGACCAGGACGCGCTCAACATGGTCTGCGGCAAGGATTGGGCGCCGCTGGATGCGCGCTGGAACAGCTTTGCCGCCAAGGCCTCCGCCGTCTCGCCTCTGGGCAAGCCTTATGCCCTGCTGTCGCTGCAGCACATCTGGCGCTCCGATCCCTGGATCGTCCATTTTTCAGGACCGGCCAAGCCCTGGCATGCCGGCACGCCGCCCACCGTCCACGACCATCTGTACTGGCGCCAGGCGGCGAAAACCCGATGGGGGCGGCGGTTGCGGCGAGGCCGGACCGTCGCCCGATGGCGCTCGCACGCACGCACCGGCTTGGCGCGCGCTCGCGGCCTTGTCGCGCGCTGGATGCGGTGA
- a CDS encoding DUF1499 domain-containing protein, which translates to MRRSALVEPTSRLAVSSLWLTAIGIAVAVIAVLATRADWLDGGQAVLALAIGLGLIALSLLMALIAGAMIWVTGYRGARYAVAAALISVAILAYPAALAVIGSRLPALNDITTDPSDPPAFDIVASARPAGANPSAYRPALAELQRRLYPEIRPVEIDLPAEDVNELVTDMIDEKKWRILDQVDFRGPQREGRFELVTRSLVMGFRDDIVIRIRQVGPRARIDIRSAARYGLQDFGVNARRVITAIDELRTAARRAQR; encoded by the coding sequence ATGCGCCGCAGCGCCCTTGTCGAGCCCACCTCCCGCCTCGCCGTCTCCAGCCTCTGGCTGACCGCCATCGGCATCGCCGTTGCGGTCATCGCCGTGCTGGCGACCCGCGCCGACTGGCTGGATGGCGGGCAGGCCGTGCTGGCGCTGGCGATCGGGCTTGGCCTCATCGCCCTGTCGCTTCTGATGGCGCTCATTGCCGGCGCGATGATCTGGGTCACCGGCTATCGCGGCGCGCGCTACGCGGTGGCCGCCGCCCTCATCAGCGTCGCCATCCTCGCCTATCCCGCGGCGCTGGCGGTGATCGGTTCGCGGCTGCCGGCCCTCAACGACATCACCACCGATCCCTCCGATCCCCCGGCCTTCGACATCGTGGCCTCGGCCAGGCCCGCAGGCGCCAATCCATCGGCCTATCGGCCGGCCCTGGCGGAGTTGCAGCGCCGGCTCTATCCGGAGATCCGGCCGGTCGAGATCGACCTGCCGGCCGAGGACGTCAACGAGCTCGTCACCGACATGATCGACGAGAAGAAGTGGCGCATCCTCGACCAGGTCGATTTCCGCGGTCCCCAGCGCGAAGGCCGGTTCGAGCTGGTGACCCGCTCGCTGGTCATGGGCTTTCGCGACGATATCGTCATCCGCATCCGCCAGGTGGGGCCGCGCGCGCGCATCGACATCCGCTCGGCCGCCCGCTACGGCCTGCAGGATTTCGGCGTCAATGCCCGCCGCGTGATCACGGCCATCGACGAATTGAGAACCGCCGCACGGCGTGCGCAGCGTTAG
- a CDS encoding long-chain-fatty-acid--CoA ligase: MLGLMQDWPLLISKIIDHAGLYHGGRKVISRSIEGPIVETTYSAIRLNAKRVAKRLEMDGIKLGDRIGTVAWNTWRHLEVWYGITGMGAVYHTLNPRLFPEQIAWIANHAEDRVMMIDLTFVPLMEKLQDKLPLVERYIVLTDGAHMPQTSLKNAVAYEDWIGQVDADYEWKQFDEQTAAGMCYTSGTTGNPKGVVYSHRSNIIHSLMCNAPDMLGLSSRDVMLPVVPMFHANGWSLAFTAPMAGTSLVMPGAKMDGASIAELLTIYKVTHSAAVPTVWLMLLQELEKTGQMLPDLTKVIIGGSACPRAVTEKFRDVYGAEVMHAWGMTEMSPIGTLCSLKPEYADLTGDAWLDIKETTGHPPFGVEMKIADDAGTELARDGKVFGRLLVRGPAVAREYFKGEGGQILDADGFFDTGDVATIDPHGYMRIVDRSKDVIKSGGEWISSIDIENLAVGHPDVAEAAVIGIAHPKWDERPLLVVVAKAGRAPTKESVMAYMEGKIAKWWLPDDVVVVDEIPHTATGKIQKTTLRDRFKGYTLPTA; this comes from the coding sequence ATGCTCGGTCTCATGCAGGACTGGCCGCTGCTGATCTCGAAGATCATCGACCATGCCGGCCTCTACCATGGCGGGCGCAAGGTGATCTCCCGCTCGATCGAGGGGCCGATCGTCGAGACCACCTATTCGGCCATCCGGCTGAACGCCAAGCGGGTGGCCAAGCGGCTGGAGATGGACGGCATCAAGCTCGGCGACCGGATCGGCACGGTCGCCTGGAACACCTGGCGCCATCTGGAGGTCTGGTACGGCATCACCGGCATGGGCGCGGTCTATCACACGCTGAACCCGCGCCTGTTCCCCGAGCAGATCGCCTGGATCGCCAATCACGCCGAAGACCGCGTGATGATGATCGATCTCACCTTCGTGCCGCTGATGGAGAAGCTCCAGGACAAGCTGCCGCTGGTCGAGCGCTACATCGTGCTGACCGATGGCGCCCACATGCCGCAGACCTCGCTCAAGAACGCGGTCGCCTATGAGGACTGGATCGGCCAGGTCGACGCCGATTACGAGTGGAAGCAGTTCGACGAACAGACTGCGGCGGGCATGTGCTACACGTCCGGCACCACGGGCAATCCCAAGGGCGTGGTCTATTCCCACCGCTCGAACATCATCCATTCGCTGATGTGCAACGCACCCGACATGCTGGGCCTGTCGTCGCGCGACGTGATGCTGCCGGTGGTGCCGATGTTCCATGCCAATGGCTGGTCGCTCGCCTTCACCGCGCCGATGGCCGGCACCTCGCTGGTCATGCCCGGCGCCAAGATGGACGGCGCCTCGATCGCCGAACTGCTCACCATCTACAAGGTGACGCATTCGGCCGCCGTGCCGACCGTCTGGCTGATGCTGCTGCAGGAGCTGGAAAAGACCGGGCAGATGCTGCCCGACCTCACCAAGGTGATCATCGGCGGCTCGGCCTGCCCGCGCGCCGTGACGGAAAAGTTCCGCGACGTCTATGGCGCCGAGGTCATGCATGCCTGGGGCATGACGGAGATGAGCCCGATCGGCACGCTCTGCTCGCTGAAGCCCGAATATGCCGATCTCACGGGCGACGCCTGGCTCGACATCAAGGAGACGACGGGCCATCCGCCCTTCGGCGTGGAGATGAAGATCGCCGACGACGCGGGCACCGAGCTTGCCCGCGACGGCAAGGTGTTCGGCAGGCTTCTGGTGCGTGGACCGGCGGTGGCGCGGGAATATTTCAAGGGCGAGGGCGGACAGATCCTCGACGCCGACGGGTTCTTCGACACCGGCGACGTCGCGACTATCGATCCGCACGGCTATATGCGCATCGTCGACCGCTCGAAGGACGTCATCAAGTCGGGCGGCGAGTGGATCTCGTCGATCGACATCGAGAACCTCGCCGTCGGCCACCCGGACGTGGCGGAAGCCGCCGTCATCGGCATCGCCCATCCGAAGTGGGACGAGCGGCCGCTGCTGGTGGTAGTCGCCAAGGCCGGGCGTGCGCCGACGAAAGAGAGCGTGATGGCCTATATGGAGGGCAAGATCGCCAAGTGGTGGCTGCCCGACGACGTGGTGGTGGTCGACGAGATCCCGCACACCGCGACCGGCAAGATCCAGAAGACGACGCTGCGCGACCGGTTCAAGGGCTACACGCTGCCGACGGCGTGA
- a CDS encoding M48 family metallopeptidase — MPSVPATYYDGLTSTRQTAEVSLHPEGLALFGLDGRMITTWPYPKIRRIEGFSGTGLAITRLPEPGSTAEPRLEIADPAFASQLAARAPLTLTHGLAARRERWTVVGWAIAAVVSLLGLAFIGLPAIAGRLAPLVPSSAEVRLGATMDPQIRQMFGGSRGLKTCTNPEGVAVLAELVGRFERAGGLHLPLKVVVVDHRLVNAFALPGGYIYIFNGLLQKARSADELAGVLAHETGHVKLRHGLRSVIQAGGLGFLLGTVFGDFAGGTAIVYASRSLMQSAFSRDAEREADHFAVDLMLKAGGDPMGLARFFMGFGVPDPGGLAWISSHPANAEREQAIRDAVAQRTAVAAALTPQQWTALRSICQKTE, encoded by the coding sequence ATGCCGAGCGTGCCCGCCACCTATTACGACGGCCTGACCTCCACCCGGCAGACGGCGGAAGTGTCGCTTCATCCCGAGGGGCTGGCGCTGTTCGGCCTGGACGGCCGGATGATCACCACCTGGCCCTATCCGAAGATCCGGCGCATCGAGGGCTTTTCCGGCACCGGCCTTGCCATCACCCGCCTGCCCGAACCCGGCTCCACCGCCGAGCCGCGCCTGGAAATCGCCGATCCCGCCTTCGCCTCGCAACTGGCCGCGCGCGCGCCGCTCACGCTGACCCATGGCCTGGCGGCCCGCCGCGAGCGCTGGACGGTGGTCGGCTGGGCGATTGCCGCCGTCGTGTCGCTCCTGGGCCTCGCCTTCATCGGCCTGCCAGCGATCGCGGGACGCCTGGCGCCACTGGTGCCGTCCTCGGCCGAGGTCAGGCTTGGCGCCACGATGGATCCGCAGATCCGCCAGATGTTCGGCGGATCGCGCGGACTGAAGACCTGCACCAACCCGGAGGGCGTCGCCGTGCTCGCCGAACTGGTCGGCCGGTTCGAGCGCGCAGGCGGCCTGCATCTGCCGCTCAAGGTGGTGGTCGTCGACCATCGGCTGGTCAATGCCTTCGCGCTGCCCGGCGGCTATATCTACATTTTCAACGGCCTGCTGCAGAAGGCGCGCTCGGCGGATGAACTGGCCGGCGTGCTGGCCCATGAGACCGGCCATGTGAAGCTGCGCCACGGCCTGCGCTCGGTGATCCAGGCTGGCGGCCTCGGCTTCCTGCTCGGCACGGTGTTCGGCGATTTCGCCGGCGGCACCGCCATCGTCTATGCCTCGCGCAGCCTGATGCAGAGCGCGTTTTCCCGCGATGCCGAACGCGAGGCGGACCATTTCGCCGTCGATCTGATGCTGAAGGCCGGCGGCGATCCGATGGGGCTCGCCCGCTTCTTCATGGGCTTCGGCGTTCCCGACCCGGGCGGCCTTGCCTGGATCTCGTCGCACCCGGCCAATGCCGAGCGCGAACAGGCAATCCGCGACGCCGTCGCCCAAAGGACCGCCGTCGCGGCAGCCCTCACGCCGCAGCAATGGACAGCGCTACGCTCGATCTGCCAGAAGACGGAATAG
- a CDS encoding sensor domain-containing phosphodiesterase, whose amino-acid sequence MTLLVPQNEPERLQALLDQRILDTPREPQFDALVELAAEMFDVPISMVSLVASDRQWFKAVCGVPYEGTPRDISFCSHALLEPGPFIIEDTHADPRFRDNDFVTGAPFIRFYAGVPLFIEPGISLGGFCIIDTRPRTITAWQVHRLEQLGEIAINLIKSHRANAELRDLSMELQARSDLVARQSEELQIQKRILDCGSELARTGAWERDPASDAISWSAGMYALHELEPGTAVSMKSLLDFYPEPDLSRLRAMIEHSVATNEPFAYEGRMITAKGNERCVKVAAGVELRDGVVLRRFGMMQDITEQKQMHDHILRLASYDTLTGLNNRSSLQSKLEQIRTDARPPGQIFALLMLDLDGFKEINDTHGHLAGDACLKRIAARLRNLSDGRHLAARIGGDEFVVVMDSADSMSQVEEVAEAIRAAIARPVRWRGNAFLLATSIGISVRQPDQEICPSALMQEADLALYAAKAAGRNQHIIFEPRLLADANARFAVIRDFRQALQNGDLSLHYQPKVELKQGRVVGYEALLRWPQPDGTVRMPASFWAAFEDPELCREIGRFVIASVIAQAARWTAEGFAFGRIAFNLSAADFRNRRPARAILDAIAASGLDPSMFEVEVTEDVFLARNAGPVAETCRELKQAGLTIAFDDFGTGYASLTHLNDFPVDVIKIDRSFVAKLGTHQGTTAIIQAIVGLANSLGMSVVAEGVETEGQARFLAAIGCPMAQGYRFGRPQPAECFFDGQEAGAKRVA is encoded by the coding sequence ATGACACTTCTGGTACCGCAGAACGAGCCCGAACGCCTCCAGGCCCTGCTGGACCAGCGCATCCTCGACACGCCGCGCGAGCCGCAATTCGACGCGCTGGTGGAGCTCGCCGCCGAAATGTTCGACGTGCCCATCAGCATGGTCTCGCTGGTGGCCAGCGACCGCCAATGGTTCAAGGCGGTCTGCGGCGTGCCCTATGAAGGCACCCCGCGCGACATCTCGTTCTGCTCCCATGCGCTGCTTGAGCCCGGGCCCTTCATCATCGAGGACACCCACGCCGATCCCCGCTTCCGCGACAATGATTTCGTCACTGGTGCGCCGTTCATCCGGTTCTATGCGGGCGTGCCGCTGTTCATCGAGCCGGGCATCAGCCTCGGCGGTTTCTGCATCATCGACACCCGTCCGCGGACGATCACGGCCTGGCAGGTCCATCGCCTGGAACAGCTGGGCGAAATCGCCATCAACCTGATCAAGAGCCATCGCGCCAATGCCGAGCTGCGCGATCTCTCCATGGAACTGCAGGCCCGTTCCGACCTGGTGGCCCGGCAGTCGGAGGAGCTTCAGATCCAGAAGCGCATCCTCGATTGCGGTTCCGAGCTCGCCCGCACTGGTGCATGGGAGCGCGACCCCGCAAGCGATGCGATCAGCTGGAGCGCCGGCATGTACGCCCTCCACGAGCTGGAGCCAGGCACCGCCGTCTCGATGAAGAGCCTGCTCGATTTCTACCCGGAGCCCGACCTGTCGCGGCTGCGCGCGATGATCGAGCATTCGGTCGCCACCAATGAGCCCTTCGCCTATGAGGGCCGGATGATCACGGCCAAGGGCAATGAGCGCTGTGTCAAGGTCGCGGCCGGTGTCGAGCTGCGCGACGGTGTGGTGCTCCGCCGCTTCGGCATGATGCAGGACATCACCGAACAGAAGCAGATGCACGACCACATCCTGCGGCTGGCCAGCTACGACACCCTGACGGGGCTCAACAACCGCTCGTCGCTGCAGAGCAAGCTCGAGCAGATTCGCACCGATGCGCGGCCGCCAGGGCAGATCTTCGCGCTGCTGATGCTCGATCTCGACGGTTTCAAGGAGATCAATGACACCCACGGCCACCTCGCCGGCGATGCCTGCCTGAAGCGGATCGCGGCGCGGCTGCGCAACCTGTCGGATGGCCGGCATCTCGCCGCGCGGATCGGCGGCGATGAATTCGTCGTTGTGATGGATTCGGCCGACAGCATGAGCCAGGTGGAGGAGGTCGCCGAGGCGATCCGCGCCGCCATTGCCCGGCCGGTGCGCTGGCGCGGCAATGCCTTTCTGCTTGCCACCTCCATCGGCATTTCGGTGCGCCAGCCGGACCAGGAGATCTGCCCCTCCGCCCTCATGCAGGAGGCCGATCTCGCGCTCTACGCCGCGAAGGCGGCCGGACGGAACCAGCACATCATCTTCGAGCCCAGGCTGCTCGCCGATGCCAATGCCCGTTTCGCGGTGATCCGTGATTTTCGCCAGGCGCTGCAGAACGGCGACCTGTCGCTGCATTACCAGCCGAAGGTCGAGCTGAAACAGGGCCGCGTGGTCGGCTACGAGGCGCTGCTGCGCTGGCCGCAGCCCGACGGTACGGTGCGGATGCCGGCCAGCTTCTGGGCGGCCTTCGAGGATCCCGAACTCTGCCGCGAGATCGGCCGCTTCGTCATCGCCTCGGTGATCGCGCAGGCGGCCCGCTGGACGGCGGAGGGCTTCGCCTTCGGCCGCATCGCCTTCAATCTGAGTGCCGCCGACTTCCGCAACCGGCGGCCGGCGCGCGCCATCCTCGATGCCATCGCGGCCAGCGGGCTCGACCCCTCGATGTTCGAGGTGGAGGTGACCGAGGATGTGTTCCTTGCGCGCAATGCCGGCCCAGTGGCCGAAACCTGCCGCGAGCTGAAACAGGCGGGGCTGACCATCGCCTTCGACGATTTCGGCACCGGCTATGCCTCGCTGACCCATCTCAACGACTTCCCGGTCGACGTCATCAAGATCGACCGGTCCTTCGTCGCCAAGCTCGGTACCCACCAGGGCACCACCGCCATCATCCAGGCGATCGTCGGTCTCGCCAATTCGCTCGGCATGAGCGTGGTGGCCGAGGGCGTGGAAACGGAGGGCCAGGCCCGGTTCCTCGCCGCCATCGGCTGCCCGATGGCGCAGGGCTACCGGTTCGGCCGGCCGCAGCCGGCCGAATGTTTCTTCGACGGACAGGAAGCCGGCGCGAAGCGGGTGGCATGA
- a CDS encoding M20 family metallopeptidase: MTIKAATIPLHEDELIEGIRRWVSVESPTHDAGGVEAVLDEVEKDFAGLPVTLDRRPGIDGYGGTLKVSTSEPSNEKPILVLTHIDTVHPKGTLTGRLPFRRDGDKLYGPGLYDMKGGAYLAVAGYRALVRAGVPTARPVTFLFTPDEEVGSPTSRAIIEEEAKKAAFVLVTEPARDGGRIVTARKGVARFVLTVTGRPAHAGARHQDGRSAIRELAHQILVIEGMTDYARGITTTVGIIKGGSAANVIPENASCEIDLRVPDPVIGAEMLARLRGLTPVGPDVTLHIEGDLNRPPYPKTALTADVLVRAQAVASAIGFDLEDCPMTGGGSDGNFTAALGIPTLDGLGIDGAGAHTLDEHGLVSSIVPRARLLAGLMETLR; encoded by the coding sequence ATGACGATCAAGGCCGCCACCATCCCGCTGCACGAGGACGAGCTGATCGAGGGCATCCGCCGCTGGGTCTCGGTCGAAAGCCCGACCCATGATGCCGGGGGCGTCGAGGCGGTGCTGGACGAGGTGGAGAAGGATTTCGCCGGCCTGCCGGTTACCCTCGACCGCCGTCCCGGCATTGACGGCTATGGCGGCACGCTGAAGGTCTCGACCTCGGAGCCCTCCAACGAGAAGCCGATCCTCGTCCTCACCCATATCGACACCGTGCACCCCAAGGGCACGCTGACGGGCCGCCTGCCGTTCCGCCGCGACGGCGACAAGCTCTACGGTCCCGGCCTCTATGACATGAAGGGCGGCGCCTATCTGGCGGTCGCGGGCTATCGGGCACTGGTGCGCGCCGGCGTGCCGACGGCCCGGCCGGTCACCTTCCTGTTCACGCCGGACGAGGAGGTCGGCAGCCCGACCTCGCGCGCCATCATCGAGGAGGAGGCGAAGAAGGCCGCCTTCGTGCTGGTGACCGAGCCCGCCCGCGACGGCGGCCGTATCGTCACCGCGCGCAAGGGCGTCGCCCGCTTCGTGCTGACCGTCACCGGCCGTCCGGCCCATGCCGGCGCCCGCCACCAGGATGGCCGCAGCGCCATACGCGAACTCGCCCACCAGATCCTCGTGATCGAGGGCATGACGGATTATGCCCGCGGCATCACCACCACGGTCGGCATCATCAAGGGCGGCTCGGCGGCGAATGTCATTCCGGAGAATGCCAGCTGCGAGATCGACCTCAGGGTGCCCGATCCGGTGATCGGCGCGGAGATGCTGGCGAGGCTGCGCGGGCTGACGCCGGTCGGCCCTGACGTGACGCTGCATATCGAGGGCGACCTCAACCGTCCGCCCTATCCGAAGACGGCGCTGACCGCCGACGTGCTGGTGCGGGCACAGGCAGTGGCCAGCGCCATCGGCTTCGACCTGGAGGATTGCCCGATGACGGGTGGCGGCTCGGACGGCAATTTCACCGCGGCGCTGGGCATTCCGACCCTCGACGGCCTCGGCATCGACGGCGCCGGCGCCCACACGCTGGACGAGCACGGCCTCGTCTCGTCGATCGTGCCGCGCGCGCGCCTGCTGGCGGGGCTTATGGAAACCCTTCGCTGA
- a CDS encoding DUF898 family protein: MTDAAAQAPVPGPWGPRSTAGAMAAAEAASRAAAMPPGWTEAGGPPPPTGWVNPAIAMPQPPNTAAMTFTGLGGSLFGLLTMGFLLQLVTLGLYRFWLITDVRRFYWSHTMVGAEAIGYTGRGLELFKGFLIALAILVPLKAGAFFLALGLPQADMVISIALFLILIFLGQFAAYAGRRYRLARTAWRGLRLRMTGSAWAYAAKAFGLSLIVIATLGLALPWTTAYLERIKMRETWYGDVQGDFTGEPFQLFKSGIIIWAIGFGLPLVMVYQALSGTPSGFFEALWHDARQGDFSPRGPIAVAFIALTGAIVLSGVIAVLLFPAFQAVLFRWRMSGTRLGGASLVSNLTIGRSYRVYGLGMLAAMGCMMVFSLSLTIVLGGLAYTFSTFGSASGTGIAAMVFIVLAYLLSFGAFWIFKQVFIDLRLHRARVNSIAVLGIAALDGVAARNVDASAMGDSLGDAVDIGIGF, from the coding sequence ATGACCGACGCTGCCGCCCAGGCTCCCGTCCCTGGCCCCTGGGGACCGCGCTCGACCGCGGGCGCCATGGCTGCCGCCGAGGCCGCGTCGCGGGCCGCCGCGATGCCCCCCGGCTGGACCGAGGCGGGCGGGCCGCCACCACCCACCGGCTGGGTGAATCCGGCCATCGCCATGCCGCAACCGCCGAACACCGCCGCCATGACCTTCACCGGCCTTGGCGGCAGCCTGTTCGGCCTGCTCACCATGGGTTTCCTGCTGCAATTGGTGACGCTCGGCCTCTACCGTTTCTGGCTGATCACCGATGTCCGCCGGTTCTACTGGTCGCACACCATGGTTGGGGCCGAGGCGATCGGCTATACCGGCCGCGGCCTGGAGCTGTTCAAGGGCTTCCTCATCGCGCTCGCCATCCTGGTGCCGCTGAAGGCCGGCGCCTTCTTCCTGGCGCTCGGCCTGCCCCAGGCCGACATGGTGATCTCGATCGCCCTGTTCCTGATCCTGATCTTCCTCGGCCAGTTCGCCGCCTATGCGGGACGGCGCTACCGCCTGGCCCGCACGGCGTGGCGGGGCCTGAGGCTGCGCATGACCGGCTCGGCCTGGGCCTATGCCGCCAAGGCCTTCGGCCTGTCGCTCATCGTGATCGCCACGCTCGGCCTCGCCCTCCCCTGGACCACGGCCTATCTCGAGCGGATCAAGATGCGCGAGACCTGGTATGGCGACGTCCAGGGCGATTTCACCGGCGAGCCGTTCCAGCTGTTCAAGTCCGGCATCATCATCTGGGCCATCGGCTTCGGCCTGCCCCTGGTGATGGTCTATCAGGCGCTGAGCGGCACGCCCTCCGGCTTCTTCGAGGCCTTGTGGCACGATGCGCGGCAGGGCGATTTCAGCCCGCGCGGCCCGATCGCGGTCGCGTTCATCGCACTGACCGGGGCCATCGTCCTGTCGGGTGTCATCGCCGTCCTGCTGTTTCCGGCCTTCCAGGCTGTCCTGTTCCGCTGGCGGATGAGTGGCACGCGGCTTGGCGGCGCAAGCCTTGTGTCTAACCTCACCATCGGCAGGTCCTACCGGGTCTATGGCCTCGGCATGCTGGCGGCGATGGGCTGCATGATGGTCTTCAGCCTGAGCCTGACGATCGTCCTCGGCGGTCTGGCCTATACGTTCTCGACCTTCGGATCGGCCAGCGGCACTGGCATCGCGGCCATGGTCTTCATCGTGCTGGCCTATCTTCTCAGCTTCGGCGCCTTCTGGATCTTCAAGCAGGTGTTCATCGATCTCCGGTTGCACCGCGCGCGGGTCAATTCGATCGCCGTCCTGGGCATCGCGGCGCTTGACGGCGTCGCCGCCCGCAATGTCGACGCTTCCGCCATGGGCGACAGCCTGGGCGATGCGGTCGATATCGGCATCGGGTTCTGA